The genomic segment AGGGTGGGAGCAAACAGGCAATATAACTGGCTTGAAGGATGTTTAACCAGCGTTTGATCGTTTTATGATCCACCCCGCAATCACCGGCTAGTCTGGAACTGTTTAGCAGCTGACCGACATTGCCGGCGGCCAGTCGTATGAAACGATGGAAGGTGTCCAGATCATGTACGGCGGTCAGCTGCCTGATGTCGCGATCAATATAGGTGGCCATATAATTGGAATACCAGCGTTTCGGTCGGAGAGATCGGTCATGAACGGGCGGATAGGCACCGTGCCACAGAACTTCATCCAGCTGATTGGAAAGATAATGTCCCCGCTCTAATTCGGTGATACTGAAAGGCAGGAGTTCCAGTACGGCAGTACGACCGGCAAGACTCTGTGAAACATGAGCCGAGAGGGCAAAGTTTTGTGATCCGGTTAAGATAAAACGACCCGGAGTCGGGATGTCGTCAACTTCCTGCTGCAGGTAGGAGAGTAAATCAGGAACATGCTGCACTTCATCAAAAATGGCTCCAGTAGCATGGCGTTGAAGAAATCCCAATGGGTCATCCTGAAAATGCTCACGATGGATGGGTTGTTCAAAGGAAACATATTTATAATCGGGGAACGTAGTCCGTGCCAAGGTGGTTTTTCCCGCTTGTCGTGGGCCGGTGATGGTCACAACAGGGTACTCGCGTGAGCATAGAAGCAACTCTTCATGTATATCGCGTTTAATCATGGGGGCTATATTATGATGTGATATTTGGGAATGCAATACCCAAATATCATATGTATTTAAACAGGAGCGCCGACGTCCTCGTCGGCTCTTTCGCTAGACGTGCCGACGGGGACGTCGGCGCTCCCAGGCGGCGTTCCCAGGCGGCGTTCCCAGATGAAAAATGTCTTTTATGTTCTCAATATAATTCTGCGAGACTGACCCAGACCCAGCTCCGTTTGTTACGTCGCATGGTGTCCAGTATGCGTGATGCATTATT from the Spartobacteria bacterium genome contains:
- a CDS encoding ATP-binding protein translates to MIKRDIHEELLLCSREYPVVTITGPRQAGKTTLARTTFPDYKYVSFEQPIHREHFQDDPLGFLQRHATGAIFDEVQHVPDLLSYLQQEVDDIPTPGRFILTGSQNFALSAHVSQSLAGRTAVLELLPFSITELERGHYLSNQLDEVLWHGAYPPVHDRSLRPKRWYSNYMATYIDRDIRQLTAVHDLDTFHRFIRLAAGNVGQLLNSSRLAGDCGVDHKTIKRWLNILQASYIACLLPPYYDNFRKRVVKTPKIYFYDTGLVCHLLGIQQPDQLETHPLRGSIFENWIFSELTKRSANSDKDVQLYFWRTHGGQEVDFIFEDNGIITGIEVKSGMSARPSMAQSLLNTLQQWEKKETKAAVVFGGNTGFSSNRCEYVPWCNIATLLPD